In Chloroflexota bacterium, a single genomic region encodes these proteins:
- a CDS encoding ABC transporter substrate-binding protein translates to MLLVMAWALIGCANQAPATPSVVRFGYFPNITHAQAVIGIADGTFQRALGDGIKINAKVFNAGPSVIEALFAGQLDLAFIGPNPAINGFVKSKGEALRIIAGATSGGAALVVRADAGLNSPADFRGKKIATPQLGNTQDVAARAWLLQQGFKFKEHGGDTQVIPTANPDILALFLKKEIDAAWVPEPWGARLVREANGKIFLDERELWQGSKFVTAQIIVSSKFLKANPEIVKQFLVAHVELTQRINNDPATAKQKLNAEILRLTNAALSNDVLNDAWTRQTITYDPVRASLISSTDAAFKLGFLGDTPPQLAAVYELTILNQVLKEKNLPLIQ, encoded by the coding sequence ATGTTGCTCGTGATGGCTTGGGCGCTCATCGGCTGCGCCAATCAAGCGCCCGCTACGCCCAGCGTCGTCCGCTTCGGTTACTTTCCAAATATCACGCACGCCCAAGCCGTCATTGGTATCGCCGACGGCACATTTCAGCGCGCGCTCGGCGACGGCATCAAGATTAACGCGAAAGTATTCAACGCGGGTCCATCGGTCATCGAAGCATTGTTTGCCGGTCAGCTCGATCTTGCGTTCATCGGTCCGAATCCCGCGATCAACGGGTTCGTGAAATCAAAAGGCGAAGCGCTGCGCATCATCGCCGGCGCGACGAGCGGCGGTGCGGCGCTTGTCGTGCGCGCGGATGCGGGACTGAACTCGCCCGCCGATTTTCGCGGCAAGAAAATCGCGACGCCGCAACTGGGCAATACGCAAGACGTGGCAGCGCGCGCGTGGTTGCTGCAACAGGGGTTCAAGTTCAAGGAGCACGGCGGCGACACCCAGGTTATCCCGACTGCCAACCCAGACATCCTCGCGCTGTTTCTCAAAAAAGAAATTGACGCGGCATGGGTCCCCGAACCCTGGGGTGCGCGACTCGTCCGCGAGGCAAACGGCAAGATTTTTCTCGACGAACGCGAACTGTGGCAAGGTAGCAAGTTCGTCACCGCGCAAATAATCGTTAGCTCAAAATTTTTGAAGGCGAATCCTGAGATCGTCAAGCAATTTCTCGTCGCGCACGTCGAACTGACACAACGCATCAACAACGATCCCGCCACGGCGAAGCAAAAACTCAACGCGGAAATCTTGCGCCTCACCAACGCGGCATTGTCGAACGACGTGTTGAACGACGCGTGGACGCGACAAACGATTACGTACGATCCTGTGCGCGCGTCACTGATCAGTTCGACAGACGCCGCGTTCAAATTGGGCTTTCTCGGCGACACACCGCCGCAACTTGCCGCGGTTTACGAATTGACGATACTAAATCAAGTATTGAAAGAAAAAAATCTTCCATTGATTCAGTAG
- a CDS encoding menaquinone biosynthesis decarboxylase, producing the protein MAYRDLREFLARLEKSGQLKRISAPVNQDLEITEIADRVMKSAPEKNLALVFENVRGNTMPVVINLFGSEERMAWALNVERLDELNTKLAEFISMDMPRGLFEKAQRGLEMLNGLRVTEPRYINRGVCQEVIQEKPSLASLPIIQCWPHDAGRYITLPSVFSRDPKTGKRNVGMYRLQVLDDQTLGMHWQRHKGGTEHQRVAQDIGMEKIPVAVSLGGDPAIIWAGSAPLPPNIDEMMLAGWLRGKSVELAKCISQPLEVPADAEIVIEGYVGPREQRIEGPFGDHTGYYSLADYYPVMHVTAITHRRDAIYPTTIVGKPPMEDYWMGKATERLFLPLMKLFQGEIVDVNMPAEGVFHNLVIVSIKKRYPGHARKVMYGLWGLGLMMLTKTIIVVDEDVNVHDLSQVAFEVLANYDPLRDVQIVSGAADDLDHAALEKNYGGKMGIDATRKTERDPGPHQKWPEEIAMSPEIKALVDQRWKEYGF; encoded by the coding sequence ATGGCATATCGTGACCTGCGCGAGTTTCTCGCGCGCCTCGAAAAAAGCGGACAACTGAAACGGATTAGCGCGCCGGTGAATCAGGATTTAGAAATCACCGAGATTGCTGATCGCGTGATGAAAAGCGCGCCCGAAAAAAACCTGGCGTTGGTGTTTGAGAATGTGCGTGGTAATACGATGCCCGTCGTCATCAATCTCTTTGGCAGCGAAGAGCGGATGGCGTGGGCGCTCAATGTCGAACGGCTCGACGAGTTGAACACGAAACTCGCCGAGTTCATTTCGATGGACATGCCGCGCGGGCTGTTCGAAAAAGCGCAACGTGGACTCGAAATGCTGAACGGCTTGCGTGTCACCGAACCCAGGTATATCAATCGCGGCGTTTGCCAAGAAGTGATTCAAGAAAAGCCATCGCTCGCGTCGCTGCCGATCATTCAATGTTGGCCCCACGACGCGGGGCGTTACATCACCTTGCCATCCGTGTTTAGTCGCGATCCGAAAACCGGCAAGCGCAACGTCGGAATGTATCGTTTGCAGGTGCTGGACGATCAAACACTGGGAATGCACTGGCAGAGGCACAAAGGCGGTACGGAGCATCAACGCGTCGCGCAAGACATCGGCATGGAAAAAATTCCGGTTGCCGTGTCGCTCGGCGGCGATCCCGCGATCATTTGGGCTGGGTCTGCGCCGTTGCCGCCGAACATTGACGAGATGATGCTGGCTGGTTGGTTGCGCGGCAAATCGGTGGAGCTGGCAAAGTGTATTTCACAACCACTCGAAGTACCGGCGGACGCGGAGATCGTGATCGAAGGATACGTGGGTCCGCGTGAGCAACGCATCGAAGGACCGTTTGGCGATCACACCGGTTATTACTCGCTCGCGGATTATTATCCGGTCATGCACGTCACTGCGATCACGCATCGGCGTGACGCGATCTATCCGACGACGATCGTGGGCAAGCCACCGATGGAAGATTATTGGATGGGCAAAGCGACCGAGCGATTGTTCTTGCCCTTGATGAAATTGTTCCAGGGCGAAATCGTTGACGTGAATATGCCGGCGGAAGGAGTGTTTCACAATCTGGTGATTGTGAGCATCAAGAAACGGTATCCTGGGCACGCGCGCAAAGTGATGTACGGTTTGTGGGGCTTGGGGCTGATGATGCTGACGAAAACGATCATCGTGGTAGATGAGGACGTGAACGTGCACGACCTGTCCCAGGTCGCGTTCGAGGTGCTCGCGAATTACGACCCTTTACGCGATGTGCAAATCGTTAGCGGTGCAGCTGACGATCTCGATCACGCGGCGCTCGAAAAGAATTATGGCGGCAAGATGGGGATTGATGCCACGCGCAAAACGGAACGCGACCCAGGTCCGCATCAGAAATGGCCCGAGGAAATCGCTATGTCGCCGGAGATCAAAGCGTTGGTGGATCAACGTTGGAAGGAATACGGATTCTAG
- a CDS encoding ABC transporter ATP-binding protein yields MRAGEFVCLLGPSGCGKSTLLNLVAGLDKPTRGEILTDGKRVNGTGTDRVMIFQSAALFPWLNVRDNVEFGMQMIGKPSAQRRETARHFLAMVHLTEFENAYVHELSGGMKQRAAIARALALDPDVLLMDEPFGALDAQTRDILHGELQAIWRATNKTILFVTHNVREAIVLGDRVVVFSARPARIKREWTLDLPRPRQIESYAVVDLSREMMAMLKDDVLASQHDLVTNRLREFEAQMVGDDVL; encoded by the coding sequence ATGCGAGCGGGAGAATTCGTTTGCTTGCTCGGTCCCTCCGGGTGCGGCAAGTCTACCTTGCTCAACCTGGTCGCGGGCTTGGATAAACCGACGCGCGGCGAAATTTTGACGGACGGCAAACGCGTGAACGGAACCGGCACCGATCGCGTAATGATCTTTCAGAGCGCCGCGCTTTTTCCCTGGCTGAACGTGCGCGACAATGTCGAGTTCGGTATGCAAATGATTGGCAAACCTTCCGCACAACGACGCGAGACCGCGCGACATTTTCTCGCGATGGTGCATCTCACCGAATTCGAAAACGCGTATGTCCACGAATTGTCCGGCGGCATGAAGCAACGCGCCGCGATTGCGCGCGCGCTCGCGCTCGACCCGGACGTACTGTTGATGGACGAACCATTCGGCGCGCTCGACGCGCAAACGCGCGACATACTGCACGGTGAATTGCAGGCAATTTGGCGCGCGACGAATAAAACGATTCTCTTCGTCACTCACAACGTCCGCGAAGCCATCGTGCTCGGCGACCGCGTTGTCGTCTTTTCGGCGCGTCCGGCGCGCATCAAACGCGAATGGACATTGGATTTGCCGCGTCCGCGCCAAATTGAAAGTTACGCCGTCGTGGATTTATCGCGCGAGATGATGGCTATGCTCAAAGACGATGTGCTCGCCAGCCAACACGACTTGGTTACAAATCGTCTGCGCGAATTTGAAGCACAAATGG
- a CDS encoding PD40 domain-containing protein — MSRRSAILVVGGAVGCSLILLCVFLAAMAGYTYFNIATARVVDRIAYVDNDSNIQIVDARGEERTALTQDASSQHIYDYPTWSRDGQSVAFVSVDASQDEPEAILYTASVVTKNRNTVFKSRSQSPFYLYWSPDSQHIGFLAQDASDLSMMLGRADGKEDARRLETGSPFYWSWSPDSRTLLMHIGGSRRDSHSARLALLRWRDSPTSQTLSHGPGEFLAPQYSPDGTTILYAAANNGQDALHLADAQDGNAHAIVEYAGRIAFAWSPDGKKIAWVVTPEDAELPHFGKVVIANADGKNQQSITNEDAIAFFWSPDGQRIAYLTIEQEQNSRGRTPTQHLAAPLAQGNPIRLLWRVVDLPTGTPRTLATFTPTRDFISLLPYFDQYARSLTFWSPDSARFVYTHRERPGAGSVWVADVTGKEQPRRVGDGLVAVWSWK, encoded by the coding sequence ATGTCACGACGTTCGGCAATCCTTGTCGTCGGCGGCGCGGTGGGATGCAGTCTGATTTTGCTTTGTGTATTCCTTGCCGCGATGGCTGGCTATACTTATTTCAATATTGCCACCGCGCGCGTGGTGGATCGCATCGCGTACGTGGACAATGATTCGAATATTCAAATCGTGGACGCGCGCGGCGAAGAACGGACTGCCCTAACCCAGGACGCCTCGAGCCAACACATTTACGATTATCCAACCTGGTCACGCGATGGACAATCCGTCGCGTTTGTCAGTGTGGATGCGAGCCAAGACGAACCCGAAGCGATTCTGTACACCGCGTCGGTCGTCACCAAAAATCGCAACACGGTGTTCAAGAGTCGCTCGCAATCCCCGTTCTATCTCTATTGGTCGCCCGACAGCCAACACATCGGTTTTCTCGCGCAGGACGCGAGCGATTTGTCAATGATGCTAGGACGCGCCGATGGCAAAGAGGATGCGCGCAGACTCGAAACTGGTTCGCCCTTTTACTGGAGCTGGTCGCCAGACAGTCGTACCTTGTTGATGCACATCGGCGGGAGTCGGCGCGATTCACACTCGGCGCGGCTCGCGTTGTTGCGTTGGCGAGATTCACCCACGTCGCAAACGCTGAGTCACGGTCCCGGCGAATTTCTCGCGCCACAATATTCGCCGGACGGTACAACGATCCTCTACGCCGCGGCGAATAATGGTCAAGATGCGCTACATCTCGCCGATGCCCAAGACGGCAACGCACACGCGATTGTCGAGTACGCCGGGCGCATCGCGTTTGCGTGGTCGCCTGACGGCAAAAAGATTGCATGGGTCGTCACGCCCGAGGACGCCGAATTACCGCACTTTGGCAAGGTCGTCATCGCCAATGCCGACGGCAAGAATCAGCAATCCATCACGAACGAAGACGCAATCGCGTTTTTCTGGTCGCCCGATGGACAACGCATCGCGTATCTGACGATTGAACAGGAACAGAATTCGCGTGGACGTACGCCGACCCAGCATCTCGCCGCGCCGCTGGCGCAAGGCAATCCCATTCGTTTGCTGTGGCGCGTCGTAGACCTACCGACCGGCACTCCGCGGACGCTGGCTACCTTCACACCCACGCGCGATTTTATCTCCTTGCTTCCGTACTTCGATCAATACGCGCGCTCGCTCACCTTCTGGTCGCCCGATAGCGCCAGGTTCGTTTACACGCATCGCGAACGCCCCGGTGCGGGCAGTGTGTGGGTTGCCGATGTTACTGGCAAAGAACAACCGCGCCGCGTCGGCGATGGTTTGGTTGCCGTGTGGTCGTGGAAATAA
- the mutM gene encoding DNA-formamidopyrimidine glycosylase yields the protein MPELPEVETVVRDLRPHLVGRKIVGVIVRWRRTIAAPSATEFTRAIRGSKIIKITRRGKYLVFHLSPRKFMLVHLRMTGGFHLDTPTTRRDKHMHVILRLSDGFELRFRDTRKFGRMWLVNDPEIVTGKLGPEAPEVSAKEFHALFEKRRGYLKPLLLDQTFLAGLGNIYVDESLWYARLHPLRRAETLTREERGRLQRAIRQVLRRAIALGGTSIDVMYKRVNGASGGFQDSLRAFDREERPCRRCGTPIVKTVVGQRGTHFCPTCQKL from the coding sequence ATGCCCGAATTACCCGAAGTCGAAACCGTGGTGCGTGATTTACGCCCGCATCTTGTCGGGCGCAAAATCGTTGGGGTGATCGTGCGTTGGCGACGCACGATTGCCGCGCCCAGCGCGACGGAGTTTACGCGCGCCATCCGCGGGAGCAAAATTATCAAGATTACGCGACGCGGCAAGTACTTGGTATTTCATTTGTCGCCGCGCAAATTTATGCTGGTGCATTTGCGAATGACCGGCGGTTTTCATCTAGACACACCGACGACGCGGCGCGATAAACACATGCACGTCATTCTCAGATTGAGTGACGGCTTCGAATTACGTTTTCGTGATACGCGCAAGTTTGGACGGATGTGGCTGGTGAACGATCCTGAAATCGTCACCGGCAAACTGGGTCCCGAAGCGCCGGAGGTTTCTGCGAAAGAGTTTCACGCGTTGTTCGAGAAACGACGCGGCTACTTGAAACCACTCTTGCTCGATCAAACTTTTCTTGCGGGGCTGGGAAACATTTATGTGGACGAGTCGCTGTGGTACGCGCGTTTGCATCCGCTGCGCCGCGCCGAAACACTCACGCGCGAGGAACGCGGGCGACTGCAGCGCGCGATTCGCCAGGTGCTGCGCCGCGCGATTGCGCTAGGCGGGACGAGCATTGACGTCATGTACAAACGCGTTAACGGGGCGAGCGGCGGATTCCAAGATAGTCTACGCGCGTTTGATCGTGAAGAACGACCGTGTCGTCGTTGCGGCACACCGATTGTAAAAACGGTTGTTGGACAACGCGGCACACATTTTTGTCCGACGTGTCAAAAGCTGTAG